One region of Triticum aestivum cultivar Chinese Spring chromosome 6B, IWGSC CS RefSeq v2.1, whole genome shotgun sequence genomic DNA includes:
- the LOC123135717 gene encoding death-inducer obliterator 1, translating into MELSKQGQEPMSGSMGSQALPSSNIQPTQTGYPAAFYPPLSAGWGAQPMFSTGASVPVSSYYIVPMSQQAAQVGASRPETSHPLSVSRVSLRPPQQVLNIQTSLPAMTGSQLSPSVAGKKSVASPKVHMMKSALSAKRPAQKELPSKTQPQQFESVRSKFRESLSAALVMDSDQQDKKQSAQDLQSDGSADQKKVEGDEVQDTVMATSKDASTTNSEVGNADVDKKCEGDDKLGCGIASDMITSTNDDTQQQLKHLPSEGEVLGQSMVVTDELLQGHGLCWVSDFAAGMPEPVTQPNLKRDRASDIEPGVTGNLTESESKRIKSTDEAATDKGSMIQKAESLAFRIEEELFKLFGGVNKKYKERGRSLLFNLKDKGNPELRSRVISGELAPDRLCSMTAEELASKELSEWRLAKAEEHEKMVVLPNTEVDVRRLVRKTHKGEFQVEIEETDGISVEVELGGNVLSHVPSKAVESETKTNDETSMDDKTGVEVKDKGSDGMSQDEDGGTGDNDSSGNVEYIENEKADLIDELMVDDLKDAENLPPIPSLDEFMLGLDSEPPFENLSVGTPQKDLSDSDEPSSTLESEKLPETEDKQSAQKKARSESDVPALQGKSESKAESPKQKSESPKQKVGSELVPDVPRDGELIKTSPEKVESKEPAAAIANMSNPVSTVNHKTTAVPMIRESIWEGAIQLTLSSLTNVVAIFKSGEKPSGKEWSSLIEIKGRVKLSAFQDFLEQLPKSRSRAIMVTELCWKEGSSESGRQQLSQTIDSYIADERVGLAEPADGLELYLCPPQGKTVEILSQHLPKEHLGGLAVAETSIIGIVVWRRPSVPRVSSHQRHDGSKRQSAPRKPQVTGSTSAHRPSAPQNSHGVPPGFPNQRHHQHQEEDVTDDDVPPGFGPGVVARRDEDDLPEFNFVNPAANVTTHAFKGQRHVAPTSARPVEQMRELVQKYGKRSSVESRPWADDDDDDIPEWNPIQQSRQPPPFTPTPQQPLPPPPPLPPMQQIHHAYQQYNPNVMQPLLPQVAMQYNLSSQQQLPLVQQQQLQPSQTWQQQQQPGAWWPATAQQVGPAAAGAAAPAPQYGGVMMPNGNSAQAGNLGGAPWGPR; encoded by the exons ATGGAGCTATCAAAGCAGGGCCAGGAACCCATGTCAGGTAGCATGGGATCTCAAGCACTCCCCTCTTCAAATATCCAACCTACTCAGACTGGGTATCCCGCTGCATTCTATCCACCCCTATCTGCTGGCTGGGGTGCACAGCCAATGTTCTCTACGGGAGCTTCGGTGCCTGTCAGTTCATATTATATTGTCCCTATGAGTCAACAAGCTGCTCAAGTTGGTGCTTCCAGGCCAGAGACTTCACATCCTTTATCTGTAAGCAGAGTATCATTGAGGCCGCCTCAGCAGGTGCTGAATATTCAAACATCTTTGCCAGCAATGACTGGATCACAGCTGTCGCCATCTGTTGCCGGAAAGAAAAGTGTTGCTTCTCCAAAGGTTCATATGATGAAATCTGCATTATCTGCCAAGCGTCCTGCACAGAAGGAGCTACCATCAAAGACTCAGCCTCAGCAGTTTGAATCTGTGCGATCAAAGTTCAGGGAGTCACTTTCTGCTGCACTCGTAATGGATTCTGACCAGCAGGATAAGAAACAATCTGCTCAGGACCTGCAGTCTGATGGGTCAGCAGACCAGAAGAAGGTCGAGGGAGATGAAGTGCAGGATACAGTGATGGCCACATCCAAGGATGCGAGTACAACCAATTCAGAGGTAGGCAATGCTGATGTTGATAAGAAATGTGAGGGAGATGACAAGTTAGGCTGTGGCATAGCATCAGACATGATCACAAGCACAAATGATGATACACAGCAACAACTAAAGCACCTTCCTTCAGAAGGCGAAGTATTAGGCCAAAGTATGGTTGTCACAGATGAACTCTTGCAAGGTCATGGCCTTTGTTGGGTTTCTGATTTTGCTGCTGGGATGCCTGAACCTGTGACACAACCTAATTTGAAGAGGGACAGGGCTTCTGATATTGAGCCTGGGGTTACAGGCAATTTGACAGAGTCTGAATCAAAAAGAATAAAGTCTACAGACGAGGCAGCAACAGATAAGGGTAGTATGATCCAGAAGGCTGAAAGCTTGGCATTTAGAATTGAAGAGGAACTCTTTAAACTGTTTGGTGGAGTGAACAAGAAGTACAAGGAGAGAGGCAGATCTCTTCTGTTTAATCTAAAAGATAAAGGCAACCCTGAGTTAAGGTCGAGGGTCATATCTGGAGAACTTGCACCCGATCGCCTTTGTTCAATGACTGCGGAGGAACTTGCTTCCAAAGAGCTCTCAGAGTGGCGGTTGGCTAAAGCTGAAGAACATGAAAAAATGGTTGTCCTTCCTAACACTGAAGTTGATGTCAGGCGTTTAGTGAGGAAAACACACAAAGGAGAGTTCCAAGTTGAAATAGAAGAAACTGATGGTATTTCAGTGGAGGTTGAGCTTGGGGGTAATGTTCTATCTCATGTTCCATCAAAAGCTGTTGAAAGTGAAACAAAAACCAATGATGAAACAAGTATGGATGATAAAACTGGTGTAGAAGTTAAGGACAAGGGTTCTGATGGCATGTCACAAGATGAGGATGGTGGGACAGGTGACAATGATTCATCAGGCAATGTTGAATATATTGAAAATGAGAAAGCAGATCTTATTGATGAACTTATGGTGGATGACTTGAAAGACGCAGAGAATCTTCCACCAATTCCTTCGCTAGATGAATTCATGCTGGGGTTAGATTCTGAACCACCTTTTGAAAATTTATCAGTTGGGACACCGCAAAAAGATCTCAGTGATTCTGATGAACCGAGCTCCACCTTAGAATCTGAGAAACTTCCTGAGACAGAAGATAAGCAGTCTGCACAAAAGAAGGCCAGATCTGAATCAGATGTGCCGGCTTTACAGGGTAAATCAGAGTCCAAGGCAGAATCACCCAAACAGAAGTCAGAATCACCCAAGCAGAAGGTTGGTTCAGAGTTGGTTCCTGATGTGCCGCGCGATGGAGAGTTAATCAAAACCTCCCCTGAGAAAGTCGAATCTAAAGAACCTGCTGCTGCTATTGCTAACATGTCGAATCCTGTTTCGACTGTGAACCATAAGACAACTGCTGTTCCTATGATTCGTGAGAGTATATGGGAGGGTGCGATTCAGCTTACTCTATCGTCACTCACGAATGTTGTTGCCATTTTCAAAAG TGGTGAAAAGCCATCTGGGAAGGAATGGAGTAGCTTAATTGAAATCAAGGGGAGAGTTAAACTTAGTGCTTTTCAAGATTTTCTCGAACAACTTCCCAAATCTAGGAGCCGCGCTATAATG GTAACTGAGCTGTGCTGGAAGGAGGGTTCGTCGGAGAGTGGCCGCCAACAACTCTCGCAG ACAATTGATTCATATATTGCAGATGAGAGAGTGGGACTAGCTGAGCCTGCAGATGGACTGGAGCTGTACCTGTGCCCTCCTCAAGGGAAAACTGTGGAGATTCTCTCCCAGCACCTGCCAAAGGAGCACTTGGGTGGTCTCGCTGTGGCAGAAACGTCGATAATTGGAATCGTCGTCTGGCGGAGACCCAGCGTTCCTAGGGTGTCCTCCCATCAGAGGCATGATGGTTCCAAGAGGCAGTCAGCCCCAAGGAAGCCCCAGGTTACCGGTTCTACTTCGGCCCATAGGCCCTCCGCGCCCCAGAACTCTCACGGCGTGCCACCAGGTTTTCCCAACCAGCGCCACCACCAGCACCAAGAGGAGGATGTAACTGATGACGATGTGCCCCCAGGCTTCGGGCCTGGCGTTGTTGCGCGCAGGGACGAAGACGATCTTCCTGAATTTAATTTTGTTAACCCCGCTGCTAATGTAACAACGCATGCCTTCAAGGGCCAACGGCATGTAGCACCGACCTCTGCTCGCCCAGTCGAGCAAATGAGGGAATTGGTTCAGAAGTATGGTAAAAGATCATCTGTTGAATCGCGTCCTTgggctgacgacgacgacgatgatataCCAGAGTGGAACCCCATCCAGCAAAGTAGGCAGCCGCCGCCATTCACACCCACCCCGCAGCAACCactcccaccaccaccaccgctgccGCCCATGCAGCAGATCCACCATGCGTACCAGCAGTACAACCCAAATGTAATGCAGCCTCTCCTTCCCCAGGTTGCAATGCAGTACAACCTTAGTAGCCAGCAGCAGCTCCCTTTGGtccagcagcagcagcttcagccTTCGCAaacatggcagcagcagcagcagcctggTGCctggtggccggcgacggcgcagcAGGTTGGGCCGGCCGCTGCCGGCGCTGCTGCCCCAGCACCCCAGTATGGTGGTGTGATGATGCCCAATGGTAACAGCGCCCAAGCTGGGAACCTAGGTGGCGCCCCCTGGGGACCGAGATAG